CCCCCCAGTAGCGTTCTGACCTCTCCCAGACCACCCATCGGTACCATGTGCAAAGGCATGGTCTTTCGTCCATTTCCATTGGCTTGGTCCATGATGAATCCTCCTCTTAAGTGATAATCCCCACCAAGTTAGTCATAAGTTAGAGGTGAGCAAATCTTTTTCCTACGGCTAATATATGAGGGAGAGGTCCAATGTGTTCAACTTTGGAGGGTGGTCCCATGGGTAATGGAAACTTCAGGACTTTTCGCGGCTACCAACTAGAAAAACAGGATCGAATGCTGCTTACCCCAAGTATGGAGGACTATCTGGAGATGATCTATCGGATTCATCTTGAGGAGGGGTATGTACGGATTAACCAACTTGCAGAGAAGCTTAACGTGAGGGCATCTTCGGCGACCCGGACGGTGCAACGGCTTGCCGAAAGGGGATTAGTGGACTATGAGAAATACGAGGTTATTCAGCTAACCAAGAGGGGGGAGAGGGTGGGCGAGTTTCTTTTAAAGCGCCACCTGCTCGTCCAGGAATTCTTGGAGAATATTGGGGTGAAAGATACAATACTTAAGGATACAGAAATGATTGAGCACAATATTAGCGATAGTGCCCTACAGGCGATCAAGATCTTTAACAATTTCCTAAACGACAACCCGGACATTCTGCAAAAGTACGTAGATTACCGTAAAAGGGCGCAACAGAAAGACACCTGAGCTGACTCCGGATATATCAAAAAAGCAACCTCGCAACTCAGGTTGCTAAGCCATTCCACGGCAAATACGCCTAGACCATCAGGGACGAGGCGCTATCCGAAGGAATACTTAACAGGCATCTTGTACCGTGGACATTGGCGGCGATGGCGGAAGAAACTCCACCATCCAAATTCAGGGCATCATATGCTCTGATGTGAAGGAGGTACCCCGCAAGAAGGGGTAGTGGCCTCCCGACGCTAGGGTCCCCTCGGCCGTCAACCACCACAATGACTAGTTTTGTTCCCTCTTCGTTGAGGCCTACAGCAGGCCGGGGATGTCGGGCGGAGGAGGGCCCAACGCACACAAAGCCGCGCTTAACTAGTACTTCTTTGCCAGAGATTATTTTCGTAAGCTCATTCCAGGGTACCCGCGAGCTTGAGAGGAGAAAGGGAGTTGGGGCTAGTAGCCACTTTACTTGAACTTGGTCGCCTATGGTCAACTTCTCAAGCTCTTGGGTCTTGCTATTTGTTCCAGCCCAAAGAAGCGTTCCCTCGGGGATGGGGATCGAAGAGCCATCCTTTCTTACATCAACCACTGTTCCCGTCATGCTGGCCCAGTCGGAGACACCGTCCGCTTTATGGTGACACTCCACTCTGATTAACACCTCTGTCCGTTTTCCGGGCTAGAGGCGGTCATGTTACAGCAGGGCAGTCCAAGGCCAATTCCTTTGTAATCGCCTTGCCTGTGGGCGTGGTGGCGAGTCCGCCGAGACTTGTCTCCTTAAGCTCCCTTGGCATTTGACGACCGATCTTGGCCATGGTG
This window of the Limnochordia bacterium genome carries:
- a CDS encoding MarR family transcriptional regulator, which produces MGNGNFRTFRGYQLEKQDRMLLTPSMEDYLEMIYRIHLEEGYVRINQLAEKLNVRASSATRTVQRLAERGLVDYEKYEVIQLTKRGERVGEFLLKRHLLVQEFLENIGVKDTILKDTEMIEHNISDSALQAIKIFNNFLNDNPDILQKYVDYRKRAQQKDT
- a CDS encoding phosphodiester glycosidase family protein, with product MECHHKADGVSDWASMTGTVVDVRKDGSSIPIPEGTLLWAGTNSKTQELEKLTIGDQVQVKWLLAPTPFLLSSSRVPWNELTKIISGKEVLVKRGFVCVGPSSARHPRPAVGLNEEGTKLVIVVVDGRGDPSVGRPLPLLAGYLLHIRAYDALNLDGGVSSAIAANVHGTRCLLSIPSDSASSLMV